The following proteins come from a genomic window of Zygotorulaspora mrakii chromosome 8, complete sequence:
- the MET5 gene encoding sulfite reductase (NADPH) subunit beta (similar to Saccharomyces cerevisiae ECM17 (YJR137C); ancestral locus Anc_4.370) — MTSPTVIGSLAQLSESVPSKIFYTSILKDSNHELSEHKSAIRLLENNDPFSEIIENLSKDTLTTIFTGSSALLKSLPHLYSLKGFPAVINVEIELQDYSVIPSFRDLSLPIFVSSDLEAVLENGKSSVTIAASTLTPVLHFVNCNNLPSKIDESLNLDVTVTQVAEEASDLEHDQFNNFKLLKESATDSVLIANLSQYGKEFSKVLPSNVSLLDINCYRPWNYSQFLEILPASIRKIVVIQGSNLKSDTNGFEPLLLDFFTDFNTLIEREIDQILITNVGQLKDIKGALAEIVSNVRSEKPELSLYVGNPVGNLDAMKKLNQSIDKAMSLESAYSKVLQQLFTSHLNVLNEYSSPSVQSNNPEFGFGRFLSEEEKRQQLLSLVKKSLDASLYAFDEAAQFVQLLSKWISFHDATLDEFSFKEANGIGSQIFNTLQENQDSKIVLDLLKIAPKEDDYLFKSNWLIGSDAWSYDLGNSGVHQVLFSKKNINILLLDSEPYDKAKESTQRKKDVGLYAMNSGEVFVASVAVYSSYTQLLTAFLEAAKFNGPSIVLAYLPYHSETDSPLEVLKETKNAVESGYWPLYRYDPKQENEEDVFKLDSSIIRKELQAFLDRENKLTLLSSRAPDLARNLKQSASDKITAKQDRRAKIAYDKLLEGLSGPPLHIYFASDGGNASSLAKRLGTRAAARGLKATILSMDDIILEDLPGEENVVFITSTAGQGEFPQDGKSFWESVKSTTDLDLASINFSVFGLGDSLYWPRKEDKHFYNRPAAMLFKRLEFLAANPLVPLGLGDDQDADGYQTAYGPWETELWSALGVSNADVPDEPKPVNNEDMKLASNYLRGTIVEGLADDSTGAIHAYDQQLTKFHGIYMQDDRDIRETRKSQGIEPYYIFMARVRLPGGTATPEQWLVLDKLADETGNGTLKLTTRATFQLHGVVKRNLKHTIRSMNSTLMDTLAACGDVNRNVMVSALPGNAKVFSQVSAVGTQISEYFLPKTTAYHEIWLSGEDERDYDPNWPSIFENRKEGPTKKKTLVSGNALVDVEPLYSKVYLPRKFKVNITVPPFNDVDVWSIDLGLVAIIDETTQNLEGFNMYVGGGMGTTHNNKKTYPRTGSCFGFVSQEDVISAIEGVMIVQRDNGDRANRKHARLKYTIDDMGVETYKEKVEEITGKKFEPARSFKIDSNHDVFGWVKDETGLNHFTVFIENGRVEDTVDMPQKAGLRKIAEYMQKTKSGQFRLTGNQHCLISNIKDEHLDDIKNLMKKYKLDNTDFSGLRLASASCVGLPTCGLAMAESERYLPQLITKLENILEEYGLRHDAIVMRMTGCPNGCARPWLAEVALIGKAPDTYNMMLGGGFYGQRLNKLYKASIKEEEVISILSNLFKRWSLERNEGEHFGDFLIRVGVIKPTTEGKFFHDDIAEEAF; from the coding sequence ATGACCTCCCCAACGGTTATTGGGAGTTTGGCTCAGCTGTCCGAATCTGTGCCTtcgaaaattttctatACGAGCATATTGAAGGATTCTAATCACGAACTTTCGGAACACAAAAGTGCTATTAGATTACTCGAAAACAATGATCCGTTCAGTGAGATAATCGAGAATCTGTCTAAAGATACATTAACAACAATTTTTACGGGCTCTTCCGCACTTTTAAAGTCATTACCCCATCTATACTCTTTGAAGGGATTCCCTGCTGTGATAAATGTGGAAATTGAACTGCAGGACTACTCTGTCATTCCTTCTTTTAGAGACCTTTCTTTACCAATTTTTGTGTCCAGCGATTTAGAAGCggttttggaaaatggcAAATCTTCTGTAACAATTGCTGCATCAACTTTGACACCTGTTTTGCATTTTGTCAACTGCAACAATCTTCCAAGCAAAATTGACGAGTCTTTAAATTTGGATGTAACTGTAACCCAAGTTGCGGAGGAAGCTTCAGATTTGGAGCATGATcaattcaataatttcaaattattaaaGGAATCAGCAACTGATTCTGTTTTAATTGCAAATTTATCCCAATACGGTAAGGAATTTTCTAAAGTTTTGCCATCAAATGTTTCACTTCTGGATATTAATTGTTATAGACCTTGGAATTACAGTCAATTCTTAGAAATATTGCCCGCGTCAATAAGAAAAATTGTGGTTATTCAAGGATCCAATTTAAAATCGGATACTAATGGATTTGAGCCCTTACtcttggattttttcaCAGATTTTAATACTTTGATCGAAAGAGAAATcgatcaaattttgataacGAATGTTGGCCAATTAAAAGATATTAAAGGTGCATTAGCCGAAATTGTTTCCAATGTAAGATCGGAAAAGCCGGAACTTTCCTTATATGTTGGAAATCCAGTTGGTAACCTTGATGCTATGAAGAAACTAAACCAATCTATTGACAAGGCAATGTCATTGGAGAGTGCTTATTCCAAAGTACTTCAGCAACTTTTTACCTCACATCTCAATGTGTTGAATGAGTATTCTAGTCCTAGTGTTCAAAGTAATAATCCCGAGTTTGGTTTTGGTCGCTTTTTaagtgaagaagaaaaacgTCAACAACTTTTGTCTTTAGTGAAGAAATCACTAGATGCTTCATTATACGCATTCGATGAAGCCGCACAATTTGTTCAACTCTTATCGAAATGGATTTCCTTTCATGATGCGACTCTCGATGagttttcttttaaagAAGCAAATGGAATTGGGTCGCAGATCTTTAATACTCTGCAAGAGAACCaggattcaaaaattgtgCTAGACCTCTTGAAGATAGCACCAAAGGAGGACGACTATTTATTTAAATCTAATTGGTTAATAGGTTCAGACGCTTGGTCTTATGACTTAGGGAACTCAGGTGTCCATCAAGttctattttcaaagaagaatatcaatattCTTTTACTTGATTCGGAACCATATGATAAAGCCAAAGAATCCactcaaaggaaaaaagatgtaggCCTTTACGCCATGAATTCAGGCGAGGTTTTTGTTGCTTCGGTTGCTGTTTATTCTTCGTACACTCAATTGTTAACTGCCTTTCTTGAAGCAGCCAAGTTTAACGGTCCATCCATAGTTTTGGCTTATTTGCCATACCATTCAGAAACAGACTCTCCTCTAGAAGTACTCAAGGAGACTAAAAATGCTGTCGAATCTGGGTATTGGCCATTATACAGGTATGACCCAAAACAAGAAAACGAGGAAGATGTTTTCAAACTAGATTCCTCCATCATTAGAAAGGAGTTACAGGCATTCTTGGATCGGGAAAATAAGCTGACACTTTTATCAAGCAGGGCACCTGACTTAGCAAGAAACTTGAAGCAATCTGCAAGTGACAAAATCACAGCCAAGCAGGACAGAAGAGCTAAAATTGCGTACGATAAATTACTTGAAGGCCTATCAGGTCCTCCTTTACATATTTATTTTGCATCAGACGGTGGTAATGCCTCCTCATTAGCAAAAAGATTGGGTACAAGAGCTGCTGCAAGAGGGTTGAAAGCTACTATATTATCAATGGATGATATAATTTTAGAAGATCTTCCTGGTGAGGAAAATGTTGTCTTCATCACCTCCACTGCTGGTCAAGGTGAGTTTCCGCAAGATGGTAAATCATTCTGGGAGTCTGTGAAGTCAACCACCGATTTAGATTTAGCTTCCATAAacttttctgtttttggTTTGGGTGATTCTTTGTATTGGCCACGTAAAGAAGACAAGCATTTCTACAATAGACCTGCTGCCATGTTGTTCAAAAGACTGGAATTTTTAGCAGCAAATCCTTTGGTTCCTCTTGGACTGGGTGATGATCAAGATGCAGATGGCTATCAAACTGCTTATGGTCCATGGGAAACTGAGCTATGGTCTGCACTTGGCGTTTCAAATGCAGATGTTCCAGATGAGCCAAAGCCAGTTAATAATGAAGATATGAAACTCGCATCAAATTATCTTAGAGGTACAATCGTTGAAGGTTTGGCTGACGATTCTACCGGTGCTATACATGCTTATGACCAACAATTGACCAAGTTTCATGGGATTTATATGCAAGATGATCGTGATATTAGAGAGACACGGAAATCCCAAGGAATTGAACCCTATTATATTTTCATGGCAAGAGTTCGTTTACCAGGTGGTACAGCAACTCCTGAACAATGGCTTGTTTTGGACAAGCTAGCTGATGAAACTGGAAATGGTACCCTCAAACTGACTACAAGAGccacttttcaattgcacGGTGTTGTCAAAAGGAATTTAAAGCATACCATTAGATCAATGAACTCAACTTTAATGGATACATTGGCTGCTTGCGGTGACGTCAACAGAAATGTTATGGTGTCTGCATTACCAGGCAATGCTAAGGTCTTCAGTCAAGTCTCAGCTGTTGGAACTCAAATTTCAGAGTACTTCTTACCAAAGACAACGGCTTATCATGAAATCTGGTTAAGTGGTGAAGATGAACGTGACTATGATCCTAACTGGCCATCCATTTTCGAAAATAGAAAAGAAGGTCCTacgaagaaaaagacattGGTCAGCGGAAATGCTTTGGTTGATGTCGAGCCTCTTTATAGTAAAGTTTATTTGCCAAGAAAGTTCAAGGTCAATATTACTGTTCCGCCCTTTAACGATGTTGATGTATGGTCAATTGACCTCGGTCTAGTTGCTATCATCGATGAAACCACACAAAATTTGGAGGGTTTCAATATGTATGTTGGAGGTGGTATGGGTACTACTCATAATAATAAGAAGACGTATCCAAGAACAGGTTCCTGCTTCGGTTTTGTATCACAGGAAGATGTAATTAGTGCAATTGAAGGTGTAATGATTGTTCAAAGAGACAACGGTGATCGTGCCAACCGTAAGCATGCCCGTTTAAAGTATACTATTGATGATATGGGTGTCGAAACTTACAAAGAGAAGGTTGAAGAGATAACAGGTAAGAAATTCGAACCTGCAagatcattcaaaattgacTCCAATCACGATGTCTTCGGTTGGGTAAAAGACGAAACCGGCTTGAATCATTTCACtgtatttattgaaaatggtagAGTAGAAGATACGGTCGACATGCCACAAAAGGCAGGTCTAAGGAAAATTGCTGAGTATATGCAAAAAACCAAATCTGGTCAATTTAGATTAACAGGTAATCAACATTGTCTTATTTCCAATATTAAAGATGAGCACCTTGATGACATCAAGAATctcatgaaaaaatataaattaGACAATACAGACTTCAGTGGATTGAGACTAGCATCGGCTTCATGTGTTGGTCTACCAACTTGTGGTTTGGCAATGGCTGAGTCTGAGCGTTATCTACCACAACTTATCACCAAATTAGAAAATATCCTAGAAGAGTACGGTCTTCGTCATGATGCTATCGTGATGAGAATGACCGGTTGTCCAAATGGATGTGCCAGACCCTGGCTAGCTGAGGTAGCACTAATAGGTAAGGCACCTGACACCTACAATATGATGTTAGGTGGTGGTTTCTATGGTCAAAGGTTGAACAAATTGTATAAAGCCTCAATtaaagaagaggaagttATTTCTATCCTAAGCAATTTGTTCAAGAGGTGGtctttggaaagaaatgagGGAGAGCATTTCGGTGACTTCCTTATCCGCGTTGGTGTTATCAAACCAACTACAGAAGGTAAATTTTTCCACGATGACATCGCTGAAGAAGCATTTTAA
- the HOM6 gene encoding homoserine dehydrogenase (similar to Saccharomyces cerevisiae HOM6 (YJR139C); ancestral locus Anc_4.374): MSGKVVNVAALGAGVIGSAFLNQLVAMKSPITYNLILIGTGDNSVHSRDFKPLDVSKGWNSLVAESKDQPLSADALLEYLKKSPIPVILVDNTSSAQISSYYPKFVSSGISIATPNKKAFSSDLNLWNEIFAGKPTDGLVYHEATVGAGLPIIGTLRDLIQTGDEVEKIEGIFSGTLSYIFNEFSTTQANTVKFSDVVKVAKKLGYTEPDPRDDLNGLDVARKVTILARISGLKVESPTSFPVESLIPKPLENVASVTEFMEKLPAYDADLTKLKEEAAAENKVLRFIGKVDFASNSVTVGIEKYDASHPFASLKGSDNVISIKTKRYTNPMVIQGAGAGADVTAAGVLADAIKIAQRL, from the coding sequence atgtcCGGTAAAGTTGTTAATGTTGCGGCCTTGGGCGCTGGTGTGATTGGATCTGCCTTTTTGAACCAATTGGTTGCAATGAAATCTCCAATCACTTATAATCTTATTTTGATTGGTACTGGTGATAATTCTGTGCACTCGAGGGATTTCAAGCCATTGGACGTATCAAAGGGCTGGAATTCACTTGTAGCAGAGTCGAAAGATCAGCCATTGTCAGCTGATGCTCTACTagagtatttgaaaaagtcacCAATTCCAGTAATTCTTGTTGACAACACTTCGAGCGCTCAAATTTCCAGTTATTATCCAAAATTTGTCTCTAGCGGTATTTCAATCGCTACACCAAATAAAAAAGCATTCTCATCAGATTTAAATCTGTGGAATGAAATCTTCGCTGGTAAACCTACCGACGGATTAGTATACCATGAAGCTACTGTGGGTGCAGGTCTACCTATTATAGGTACTTTAAGGGATTTGATTCAAACTGGCGATGaagtggaaaaaattgaaggtATCTTCTCTGGTACTTTATCTTACATTTTTAATGAGTTTTCAACAACCCAAGCTAACACTGTTAAATTTTCAGATGTTGTTAAAGTTGCTAAGAAATTAGGTTACACGGAACCAGACCCAAGAGATGATCTGAATGGTCTAGATGTTGCAAGAAAAGTCACTATTTTGGCAAGAATTAGTGGTTTGAAGGTTGAATCGCCAACTTCTTTCCCAGTTGAGTCTTTGATTCCAAAGCCTCTAGAAAACGTTGCTTCTGTAACTGAATTTATGGAGAAACTACCAGCATATGATGCTGATCTAACTAAATTGAAGGAAGAGGCAGCCGCAGAAAATAAGGTCTTGAGATTCATTGGTAAGGTCGACTTTGCTTCCAACAGTGTCACCGTTGGtattgaaaagtatgaTGCTTCCCATCCATTTGCTTCTTTGAAGGGCTCTGACAATGTGATTTCTATTAAAACTAAGCGTTACACTAATCCAATGGTTATTCAAGGTGCCGGTGCCGGTGCCGATGTTACTGCTGCGGGAGTTCTTGCTGATGCAATTAAAATTGCTCAAAGACTATAG
- the IML1 gene encoding GTPase-activating protein IML1 (similar to Saccharomyces cerevisiae IML1 (YJR138W); ancestral locus Anc_4.373), with the protein MANDDRMFAGLRGNNQRAVISATTNNTRTNRFAQPNSISLSAGNLIVGSNNDSRQHGNQNRNPISGAGPKNFLNGNHTTSSPIDLPNGGANTRKNKTHQLDLLYHESRYSTEPVMLNLSEFLDIRSGDICELKTYHRHPKPSDRKIYFIAKDLDQGIKRRAKSCHISVLSGQLQSLLDLPSRSKVWVKRKEKADSEADLVELNIKDCLLNRGDMWCLSSQLVQSCLFSGQKLTFFDSIRATVNGIYRDGKKVLSGYVDEKTRVVFRSESARMIFLIQITDEMWNFEETGEQLFQKMVNSLFPKIFKKWKEIDTHHSITIAFSTSVDYSEVPFRELRPGELLKNTKDYFRIVVDQVHIIHWVEIMETLRKEFMNLTRNILNFKTEDGHSIIKGRFSPVIKSNILELVNFATTILADPFKQPDLRHTTTHVILISPGSGLYDVDYDLLKLTGKKLLSLEMTMDLICLSRTPLHVVPLLRYLDYENNLHHCSPNWLSIFFWNDAFKSSREWYPRCKIYDVQMMGLNENDILKEVDIANINAGKGVHSVSQLINIYDNGVFKSHRMKSLPSISRQGGLLPLGKNEQEINKISNTASAFVWTTPKVADAVIEKVQKPQVLANLYTTGTKGRSSGGSSTENTSSNDVRTQIPVTSLAVDTLKGINKKNSVKDFTHRIVNKLIPDWDQKRPASNSLRQVIEGPFEHPKVEVGSLSICNGASEQGPKITKNLSSLETENTQRSLTDNESCHASVNSLNSSRYSRGAEGRPFLLEEKKARNKGRIDIEGQPPVVDQTWIEIENPSIPVSGEIAKRMLPIRWKDVLPRYVAKKYSKWRSFTTPAELPITISEFPSKIDFDTNFVFRNHFVTLNIDQESYNQTCKDLLRNMIYLRLLTGFQLCVGPKAEAIELAKSGGSDESPIAKYTEGNWSSIKVYMMIDSEIHRLSCGVEGIIDVQRYIRKNEANPFEQVPRYIPLVKTRYENDYRNAEVDTLHVSRETFNWDQIDQVLAGYGDYGFNKKSYGFRSKLVVLPAEIPATTYSSVISGRNETLTAEEIRLEGLRRLIALVTRSPLRTVQETLANKSKKDEIQQEIQFYTGSLFDFIHEQQASLEKSVLHYKDSIFASENRQLKKDVELKTLANEIQHGSNPLALVTRKWHWKKHKNSFLGSEMVNWLIRNFGDIDTREDAVEYGQILMDRGMFVHVLNKHGFLDGHYFYQISPDFIFEVGALEKTHSDQKSTETRNFAKDIEPAISTSESNIVSNSSTYHSARLRDMDESRGEDQFDLPKPTVILSTSMVIDVDPAGKSYKLETCTVHYDKVHNPEHCFHIRLEWLTTTPKLLDDLVGNWSRLCERYGLRLVEVPWKELCQIPSINPFHSFVDIKLAINPWEDPEFKDLEILSAGKFYYHMYLLKASGFLFDNRASTFLEGGNGAHYNIVYSWGKPEFKYAQFIHSTGAYIAEIRENGNLFLAPNNIYISRVNHGNVIGKAQSSPQFALDAQKVMLDFKKTCTTYEELRTILLQAKEKWIEDQFYEDYLT; encoded by the coding sequence ATGGCGAATGATGACCGCATGTTTGCGGGCCTCCGAGGGAATAACCAGCGAGCCGTCATCTCTGCCACAACAAATAACACCAGGACCAACAGATTTGCGCAGCCAAACAGTATTTCACTAAGTGCTGGTAATCTTATAGTTGGATCGAACAATGACTCGAGGCAGCATGGCAATCAGAATAGAAATCCAATCAGTGGGGCGGGCCccaagaattttttaaacGGTAATCATACAACGTCTTCACCAATTGATCTCCCGAATGGAGGCGCTAATACACGGAAAAATAAAACGCACCAATTAGACCTACTGTATCATGAATCGCGCTATTCTACTGAGCCAGTGATGTTGAATTTAAGTGAATTCCTTGACATAAGAAGCGGTGACATATGTGAACTAAAAACTTATCATCGACACCCTAAACCATCTGACCGTAAAATTTACTTCATTGCGAAAGATTTGGATCAGGGTATTAAAAGGCGTGCAAAATCTTGCCACATATCTGTTTTGTCAGGCCAGCTGCAATCACTACTAGACTTGCCTTCAAGGTCCAAAGTTTGGGtaaaaagaaaggaaaaggCAGATAGTGAAGCTGATCTAGTTGAGCTAAACATCAAGGACTGTTTGCTTAATAGAGGTGATATGTGGTGTTTGTCTTCTCAACTGGTACAATCGTGCCTTTTTTCAGGGCAAaaattgactttttttgattcaatCAGAGCTACAGTTAATGGTATTTATAGAGATGGTAAGAAAGTACTTTCCGGATATGTTGATGAGAAGACTAGAGTTGTTTTTCGGTCAGAATCTGCAAGaatgatctttttgattcaaataACAGACGAGATGTggaactttgaagaaacagGTGAGCAACTATTTCAGAAAATGGTGAACTCACTTTTCccgaaaattttcaagaaatggAAGGAAATCGACACTCATCATAGCATAACGATCGCATTTTCGACATCAGTTGATTATTCAGAAGTTCCCTTTAGAGAGCTCAGACCTGGAGaacttctgaaaaatacgAAAGACTACTTCCGAATTGTTGTCGATCAAGTACACATCATTCACTGGGTTGAAATTATGGAGACATtaagaaaagaatttatGAACCTGACCCGTAATATActgaatttcaaaacagaaGATGGGCATAGCATTATCAAAGGCCGCTTCTCTCCAGTCATCAAATCAAACATTCTCGAACTTGTTAATTTTGCAACAACTATATTGGCAGATCCATTCAAACAACCTGATTTGCGACATACTACGACTCACGTAATATTAATCAGCCCAGGTTCAGGCCTTTATGACGTTGACTACGACCTGCTCAAACTGACGGGGAAAAAACTGCTGTCATTAGAGATGACCATGGATTTAATTTGTTTATCTCGTACTCCTCTTCACGTTGTTCCACTGCTGAGATATCTTGACTACGAAAACAACCTGCATCATTGTAGTCCCAACTGGTTAagtatctttttttggaacGATGCGTTCAAGAGTTCCCGAGAATGGTATCCGAGATGCAAGATTTACGATGTTCAAATGATGGGTTTAAATGAGAACGACATTCTTAAAGAGGTTGATATTGCAAACATAAATGCGGGAAAGGGTGTACACAGCGTGTCACAATTGATAAATATTTATGATAATGGTGTCTTCAAATCTCACCGGATGAAATCCCTTCCTAGTATTTCGAGACAAGGCGGGCTCCTTCCCTTGGGTAAGAATGAGCAAGAGATaaataaaatttcaaatacagCTTCTGCCTTTGTTTGGACAACTCCTAAGGTGGCAGATGCGGTTATagaaaaagttcaaaaacCGCAGGTTCTCGCAAACTTATACACTACTGGTACGAAAGGAAGGTCATCAGGTGGCAGTAGTACTGAAAATACATCTTCTAATGATGTTAGAACTCAGATACCTGTTACTTCCCTTGCAGTTGATACTTTAAAAGGtataaacaaaaagaacTCTGTGAAAGACTTCACTCATCGTATTGTTAATAAACTCATTCCCGATTGGGATCAGAAAAGACCGGcatcaaattctttgagaCAGGTAATCGAAGGACCGTTTGAACATCCGAAAGTAGAGGTTGGGTCTTTAAGTATTTGTAATGGCGCATCAGAACAAGGTCCAAAAATTACCAAGAATCTCAGTTCCTTAGAAACTGAAAACACACAGAGGTCTTTGACAGATAATGAATCATGCCATGCTTCAGTTAACTCATTGAACTCCTCGAGATACTCGAGGGGTGCAGAGGGAAGACCCTTCCTTCTTGAAGAGAAGAAGGCTAGGAACAAAGGAAGGATAGACATTGAGGGGCAGCCTCCAGTAGTAGATCAGACGTggattgaaattgaaaatccATCAATACCTGTTAGCGGTGAGATTGCCAAAAGAATGCTACCGATTCGTTGGAAGGATGTTTTACCGCGCTATGTTGCCAAAAAATATAGCAAATGGCGCTCGTTCACAACTCCTGCAGAGCTTCCTATTACAATATCAGAATTTCCTTCGAAAATAGACTTTGATACAAATTTTGTCTTTCGAAATCACTTTGTCACTCTTAACATAGATCAGGAATCATATAACCAAACGTGCAAGGACTTGTTACGTAATATGATATACTTAAGGCTACTTACTGGATTTCAGCTGTGTGTGGGTCCAAAGGCGGAAGCTATCGAGCTCGCAAAATCAGGTGGTAGTGATGAATCTCCGATAGCTAAATATACTGAAGGCAACTGGAGCAGTATAAAAGTATACATGATGATTGACTCCGAAATTCACAGGTTATCGTGCGGTGTCGAGGGCATTATAGACGTCCAACGATACATAAGGAAAAATGAGGCAAATCCCTTTGAACAGGTGCCGAGATATATACCTCTTGTCAAAACAAGGTATGAGAATGATTACAGGAATGCAGAAGTCGACACTCTACATGTTAGTCGTGAAACATTCAATTGGGATCAAATTGACCAGGTACTTGCGGGTTATGGAGATTATGGTTTTAATAAAAAGTCGTATGGTTTCCGATCAAAATTAGTTGTGTTGCCCGCTGAAATTCCAGCCACCACTTACTCGTCGGTTATAAGTGGAAGAAACGAAACATTAACAGCCGAAGAAATCAGATTGGAAGGGCTTCGTAGGTTAATCGCCCTAGTTACGAGGTCTCCTCTGCGGACAGTTCAAGAGACACTTGCAAATAAGagtaaaaaagatgaaattcaGCAAGAGATCCAGTTCTATACTGGATCGTTGTTCGACTTTATTCATGAACAACAAGCTTCGCTTGAAAAGTCAGTGCTCCATTACAAAGATTCGATTTTTGCAAGCGAAAACAGgcaattaaaaaaagatgttgaaCTGAAAACGTTAGCAAATGAAATTCAGCATGGGAGTAACCCCCTCGCACTTGTTACAAGGAAGTGGCACTGGAAAAAGCATAAAAATAGTTTTCTTGGATCAGAAATGGTAAACTGGCTAATCAGAAACTTTGGTGATATTGATACAAGAGAGGATGCCGTTGAATATGGTCAAATTTTAATGGACCGAGGCATGTTTGTGCATGTCCTGAACAAACATGGTTTCCTTGACGGGCATTATTTCTATCAAATCTCTCCGGATTTTATCTTCGAGGTGGGTGCTCTGGAGAAGACACACAGTGATCAGAAATCAACAGAAACTAGAAATTTTGCGAAGGACATTGAACCTGCTATTAGCACATCTGAATCAAATATCGTgtccaattcttcaacataTCACTCTGCAAGACTGCGAGATATGGATGAGTCAAGAGGAGAAGACCAGTTTGATTTACCGAAGCCCACAGTCATCTTGAGCACTTCTATGGTTATCGATGTTGACCCAGCGGGTAAGTCGTACAAACTCGAAACTTGCACAGTTCATTATGATAAAGTTCATAATCCGGAACATTGTTTTCATATTCGTTTGGAATGGTTGACCACTACCCCAAAATTGCTTGATGATTTAGTCGGAAACTGGTCGCGTCTCTGTGAAAGATATGGTTTACGCTTAGTTGAAGTTCCCTGGAAAGAACTTTGCCAGATACCGAGCATTAATCCATTCCATTCTTTTGTTGACATTAAACTTGCTATTAACCCATGGGAAGATCCAGAGTTCAAAGACCTGGAAATATTATCCGCTGGCAAGTTTTATTACCACATGTATCTTCTGAAAGCATCTGGCTTTCTGTTTGACAACAGGGCCTCCACATTCTTGGAAGGAGGAAATGGCGCACATTATAACATTGTCTATTCGTGGGGTAAACCTGAGTTCAAGTATGCCCAATTTATTCACAGTACGGGTGCTTATATTGCGGAAATCAGGGAAAACGGAAATTTATTTCTTGCACCAAACAATATTTACATCTCCAGAGTGAATCACGGCAATGTCATTGGTAAAGCACAATCGTCGCCCCAGTTTGCATTAGATGCGCAGAAAGTTATGttggatttcaaaaagactTGTACAACCTACGAGGAGCTAAGAACAATCCTATTGCaagcaaaagagaaatgGATTGAAGACCAGTTTTATGAAGACTATTTGACCTAG
- the RPN10 gene encoding proteasome regulatory particle base subunit RPN10 (similar to Saccharomyces cerevisiae RPN10 (YHR200W); ancestral locus Anc_4.372), which translates to MVLEATVISIDNSEYSRNGDYPRTRFEAQIDAVEYIFQSKRNSNPENTVGLISSAGSNPRVLSTFTSEFGKILAGLHDTTIEGSIHLATAIQIAALTLKHRQNKVQHQRIVAFVCSPISDDSKELIKLAKRLKKNSIAVDIVNFGESNVNTPILEEFIETVNSSQEESSHLLTVTADNRLLYEHIASSSIILEEGAGNMGGHDGNSSGMDNSFMDFGVDPSMDPELAMALRLSMEEEQQRQERLRQEQHQHQQQDNDPQTKESK; encoded by the coding sequence ATGGTCTTGGAGGCAACAGTGatatcaattgataattCGGAATATTCCAGAAATGGTGATTACCCTAGAACAAGATTTGAAGCGCAAATTGATGCGGTAGAATATATTTTCCAGAGCAAACGCAATAGTAACCCCGAGAACACAGTAGGATTGATCTCATCAGCGGGATCGAATCCACGAGTTCTGTCGACCTTCACGTCAGAGTTCGGTAAGATTCTAGCGGGTCTGCACGATACGACGATAGAAGGTTCTATACATTTAGCCACAGCTATCCAGATTGCGGCGCTTACGCTGAAGCATCGTCAGAATAAAGTGCAGCACCAGCGTATTGTTGCGTTTGTGTGCAGTCCGATCTCAGATGATTCTAAGGAGCTCATCAAGCTAGCCAAgagattaaaaaaaaatagcatTGCGGTAGATATCGTCAATTTTGGAGAATCGAATGTCAACACGCCAATTCTAGAGGAGTTTATCGAGACAGTGAACAGCTCACAGGAGGAGAGTAGTCATTTGCTCACAGTAACGGCCGATAACAGGTTGTTGTACGAACACATCGCATCATCCTCTataattcttgaagaagGAGCCGGCAATATGGGAGGGCACGATGGAAACAGTTCGGGTATGGATAATTCTTTCATGGATTTCGGTGTGGATCCTTCAATGGACCCGGAACTGGCAATGGCACTGCGTCTGTCTATGGAAGAGGAGCAGCAGAGGCAAGAGAGGCTGAGACAGGAACAGCACCAGCACCAGCAGCAAGATAATGATCCTCAAACAAAGGAGTCCAAATGA